The segment TCCCCTTTGTCTATGAGCGAGGGGCATCTCCACTGGTCATTGTCCTGGACCGAATCACGGATGTCAGGAATTTTGGTGCAATAGTCCGTACGGCTGAGAGTCTGGGTGCCCATGCCGTTCTGATACCCGAAAAAGGGAGCGCACAGATAACCACAGAAGCCATCAAAACATCTGCAGGAGCGATTGGAAGATTGCCCATATGCAGGACTCCGGACCTCGATCGCTCGCTGAGGTATCTCCAACAGACGGGGCTCCATCTTGTGGCGGCCACTGAAAAAGCTGAACATACCGTATTCCAAGCCGGGCTTTCAGGCCCTTTGGCCATACTCATGGGCTCGGAAGAAGATGGTGTATCTGAAGAACTATTGACCCTCTGCGATGCGAAGCTTAAAATACCTATGAAAGGCTCTACAGGATCATTGAATGTGAGTGTTGCACTGGGTATCTTTTTATATGAGGCTGTCAGACAAAGGGCGGCAGTCTAAAAAAGGTAGGTATTCAACATTGTGTCTTAAAAAATCTACCTTAGACCTGTAGCCTTGTTGATATTAGATGGATCTTTGTGGAAATCTTGTACGCAAGATCTACGCAGCTAACTACTACTGAACGCTATGAAATATTCTTTACTTCTGCTCTTATCCGTAATGTTCGTTTTCGGTGCTACACTTGATGTTGTGGCTCAAGACGATACCCATACCGTGGTCATCCAATTGAAGGATTTCACCACGGAAAAGAATCTCTCCATCTACGAGATGTTCCGGCATGACGATCATGTGCAAGTGGTCAATTCCTGTGATATCCTCGGATTGGTAGTTATAGAATCCAGGATGGATTCACCTATGTCTGGGAATGAGACCAGAGGGTACAGTACCGTACGATTGAACGAGTTGTTCGAGGCTGACCAGTATTTGGTCAAAGAAGGTATGTCAGCGTATGATGTGATGACCTCATGCAGGCAGGCCATGCAAGAAGAACTATCCCCTGAAAAATGATATGATGTCGTACTGCGACAGAATTCCTTTATCTAACAGAGTACTATGAGAAATCGGAGTATAACCACTTTGTTCACCTGGATCTTGATCGGCCTTACTGGTCCGCTCACCGGGCAGTTGACTGTCAATGATCAGGTCACTCCTGAAGAGATGGCCACCATCATCTCAGGAAACAATGTAGAGATCCTGAATCCCACCGTCACAGGAGAAGAAGGTGCGTATGGCCTCTTCACAGCGGATGTGGATAGCTTTCAATTGGGTGAGGGAGTGATCCTTACAACGGGTAGGATCACCAATGCACTTGGACCCAACGATACCGAGAGTAAGAGTACAGCCTATGTGGGAGCCAATGGAGATCCCAAATTGGATATCATCTCAGGCTATTCCACAAGAGATGCCTGCAAACTCGAGTTCGATATCATACCTGCCGGTGATTCCATCACATTCGAATTCTCTTTTGCATCAGAGGAGTACAGTGAGTATGTATGTACCAACTTCAATGATGTCTTTGGATTCTTTATCAGTGGTCCGGGTATCGTAGGAGATCCAGGATTGAGCGGAGCTCAGAACATCGCTCTTATACCGGGAACGAATGACCCGGTGACCATCAACGATGTGAATGGAGGAAACCCCAATCAGGGTTCTGCATGTCCACCGGTCAATCCGCAATTCTTCACCTTCAATCCACTGAGTCCCATTGCTGAGATCCAGTACGATGGGTGGACCAAGAATCTGATCGCTATTGCCGATGGCCTGATCCCATGTGAGACCTATCATCTGGAATTGATCATCGCTGATGCAACGGACCGATTATGGGATTCTGGAGTATTCATCGAGAAGATCCAGAGTAACAATGTAATAGTAGAAGTAGAGACCCAGGGGGGCAATAGTGTCATGTATGAAGGCTGTAACGATGCCGTTATCTCATTCTGCTTGGAGAATCCCAGCCCCACCGATGTGGATGTAGTCTATTTCTTACAAGGCTCGGCAGTCAACGGGACGGATTATCAGCTTATTGATGACCCAGACCCGGCATTCGAGCATATGATCACCATACCGGCAGGTGACCTGTGTGCCTTCTTGGATATCACTACCATAGAAGATGGGGTGGATGAAGGAATGGAATTCATCGATGTGATAGTGGAGAATCCACTATGTGAGAATATCCTTCTCGACAGTCTGAGAACATTTATCAATGATTCTTTAG is part of the Flavobacteriales bacterium genome and harbors:
- the rlmB gene encoding 23S rRNA (guanosine(2251)-2'-O)-methyltransferase RlmB, with product MSFKSLKQLTAGIHACNDALRDGREIERLFIRKGNHGPGIEEIITRAKERRIPFSFVPNEKLDRLTNVNHQGVVALHALISYEELEDIIPFVYERGASPLVIVLDRITDVRNFGAIVRTAESLGAHAVLIPEKGSAQITTEAIKTSAGAIGRLPICRTPDLDRSLRYLQQTGLHLVAATEKAEHTVFQAGLSGPLAILMGSEEDGVSEELLTLCDAKLKIPMKGSTGSLNVSVALGIFLYEAVRQRAAV